CGATCCCGGGCCGTACACGGCGCGGGGCGTGGTCGCCGGGATCCGGGCCGCGCTCGAGCACCGCTTCGGCGAGGTGGACCTCGGCACCCGCTCAGTGCTCATCCAGGGACTCGGCGATGTCGGCCTCCCCCTGGCCGGGCTCCTGACCGAGGCCGGGGCAACGCTCTACTTGACGGACCTGCGCGAGGAGGCCGCCGAGCGGGCGCGGACGCGCTTCGGCGGCGTCGTCATCCCCGCCGACGACCTTTGGGATGTGGACGTGGACGTGTATGCGCCCTGCGCCGTCGGGGCGACGCTCAACCCCGACACGATTCCCCGTCTCCGGTGCCGGATCGTGGCCGGTTCCGCGAACAACCAGCTCCTCTCCGAGGCCGATGGAGAGAGACTCCACGAGCGCGGGATCCTCTACGCCCCCGACTACGTGATCAATGCCGGCGGGGCCGCCGCCTTTGCCGCCATCCATCGGGGCGAGAGGGAGGAGGCCCGGCTCCGGGCGAGCGTCGACGAGATCGGGTCCTCGCTGCGGGAGATATTCGAGGAGGCGGCCGCCGCCGGAGAATCGCCGCTCCACGCCGCCCGCCGGCGAGCCCGGCGCTTCCTCGACGCCACCGGCGGACCGCTCTCGCCCGCCGCCTAAGCCGCCGGCGCCGAATCGCCCCCCGGCGCCCGCCGGTTACCGGCGGGAGGCGATGCGGTCGAGCGGCTTTTTCGTGATGTCCGGGACGAGCGCGTCGT
This is a stretch of genomic DNA from Candidatus Palauibacter polyketidifaciens. It encodes these proteins:
- a CDS encoding Glu/Leu/Phe/Val dehydrogenase dimerization domain-containing protein: MTRGFLDVMEAWKGESVVTAFDAATGAWIFVALHDTRLGPAAGGTRMTSYPTPVDGLIDAMRLAEGMTWKWAGVGIRYGGGKAVIAVPDDLGDEARAGLIDRYAARLISLRGAFQTGVDLGTTPEDMARIGAISGYAVGLVDGKPGDPGPYTARGVVAGIRAALEHRFGEVDLGTRSVLIQGLGDVGLPLAGLLTEAGATLYLTDLREEAAERARTRFGGVVIPADDLWDVDVDVYAPCAVGATLNPDTIPRLRCRIVAGSANNQLLSEADGERLHERGILYAPDYVINAGGAAAFAAIHRGEREEARLRASVDEIGSSLREIFEEAAAAGESPLHAARRRARRFLDATGGPLSPAA